The following proteins are co-located in the Ruminococcaceae bacterium KH2T8 genome:
- a CDS encoding TIGR00159 family protein, translating to MGNNSIFEQIIDFISELAQSLSDGYLFFGSAWDLVRYAADIILVAVLFYWILRFLRQTRAWQLIKGVVLIILFVVLCGVMGLEVINFLFNKLLYVLAFLFIVIFQPELRRALETVGLKSFGSFKSLFSGATVEESAQVSSLVHEISLACMDMASTYTGALILIERTTRLNELLTQENVVKFDSTVTTSVLQSIFYKGSPMHDGGLLIRDGRIVAARCHVPLSVTMHNLERTGTRHRAAVGASEMGDTIVVVVSEERGTTSIAVNGRLYEMNDIQELEANLSYLLGAAGTKPKKKGIGRIINDIRERRNRKVRPAGNVAEAKPITAAEGESSVPDMVIKTQDAEQAGNSVQLSIPEHALIIVLSIVMSLGLWIYIQINNNPVVTASFKVPITYNDVSIPENMDVSSYPIDIVEVEIVGRQSTISSITAEDIIATIDYSEISEAGVMELPINVESSDRSIYFRVERQVPETISVTVYAVNDNQEGTEE from the coding sequence ATGGGTAACAATTCTATCTTTGAACAGATAATCGATTTCATTTCCGAGCTCGCACAGAGCTTGAGTGACGGCTACCTGTTTTTCGGAAGCGCGTGGGATCTTGTCAGATACGCGGCAGATATCATCCTCGTAGCAGTACTCTTTTACTGGATCTTGAGATTCCTCCGTCAGACGAGAGCCTGGCAGCTCATCAAGGGTGTCGTACTCATCATCCTCTTCGTCGTTCTTTGCGGAGTCATGGGTCTTGAAGTTATCAATTTCCTGTTCAATAAGTTACTTTATGTTCTCGCATTCTTATTCATCGTCATATTCCAGCCCGAGCTCAGGCGCGCCCTCGAGACTGTAGGTCTTAAGTCTTTCGGTTCGTTCAAGAGCCTTTTCTCCGGTGCGACCGTCGAAGAGTCCGCTCAGGTATCTTCGCTCGTTCATGAGATCTCACTTGCTTGTATGGATATGGCTTCAACTTATACAGGTGCCCTGATCCTTATCGAGAGGACGACAAGGCTCAACGAGCTCCTTACTCAGGAGAATGTCGTTAAGTTCGATTCCACGGTCACGACTTCAGTATTGCAGTCGATCTTCTATAAGGGTTCTCCCATGCATGACGGCGGTCTTCTCATAAGGGACGGCCGTATAGTCGCTGCAAGATGCCATGTACCTTTGTCAGTTACGATGCATAATCTCGAGAGAACGGGTACGAGACACCGCGCTGCAGTAGGTGCCAGCGAGATGGGTGATACGATCGTAGTCGTAGTATCCGAGGAGCGCGGTACAACTTCTATCGCAGTTAACGGCAGACTCTATGAGATGAACGATATTCAGGAGCTCGAAGCCAATCTTTCTTATCTTCTCGGTGCGGCCGGCACTAAGCCTAAGAAGAAGGGTATCGGCAGGATCATCAACGATATCAGGGAGAGAAGGAACCGTAAGGTACGTCCTGCAGGAAATGTTGCCGAGGCTAAGCCTATCACTGCGGCTGAGGGTGAATCTTCGGTTCCAGATATGGTCATCAAGACACAGGATGCAGAGCAGGCAGGTAATTCAGTTCAGCTCAGCATTCCCGAGCATGCGCTCATCATCGTGCTTTCTATCGTGATGTCACTTGGTCTTTGGATCTATATCCAGATCAATAATAACCCTGTAGTTACCGCGAGTTTCAAGGTCCCCATCACTTATAACGATGTATCGATCCCGGAGAATATGGATGTTTCGTCATATCCTATCGATATCGTAGAAGTTGAGATCGTAGGCCGTCAGTCAACTATCTCTTCGATAACCGCAGAGGATATCATAGCTACTATCGATTACTCGGAGATCAGTGAAGCAGGTGTTATGGAGCTGCCGATCAATGTAGAATCATCAGACCGGAGTATATATTTCAGAGTAGAGAGGCAGGTTCCCGAGACTATCTCGGTTACGGTCTATGCCGTTAATGACAACCAGGAAGGAACAGAGGAATAA
- a CDS encoding N-acetylglucosamine-6-phosphate deacetylase, with translation MITSGFIDTHIHGCFGEDTSDASPEGIVKMARELRKIGVSAFTPTTMTIPFDQIERCFEAVSKAKEILAGSHEPYARILGIHLEGPFLNPTRAGVQAESACVAPADGIRFTEALESNYPGLLKIIDIAPELKGGMEYIEHFKDKYVLSLAHTDADYVTACRAFESGAKSVTHLLNAMNGCDKRAPGILGAVFDNPDVYTEIICDGIHIEPTVLRMLFTILRDDRTIIVSDAMRGAGMPDGEYLLGPAKVQKRDGRTYFGPQGGLAGSVTTVPEMAVRLDSFGINSEAILISSSRNALERLSLDFDAVSGCSVRLARNLSVEDVYEDGKSMVKML, from the coding sequence ATGATTACTTCGGGCTTTATTGATACCCATATCCACGGATGCTTCGGCGAAGATACTTCGGATGCTTCCCCGGAAGGTATCGTAAAGATGGCCCGCGAACTCCGTAAGATCGGAGTCTCGGCATTTACACCTACTACGATGACCATTCCTTTCGATCAGATCGAGCGATGCTTTGAGGCTGTATCGAAAGCTAAAGAGATACTTGCCGGATCTCATGAACCTTATGCGAGGATCCTCGGGATCCATCTTGAAGGACCGTTCCTTAATCCCACGAGGGCGGGAGTTCAGGCTGAGAGTGCGTGTGTCGCTCCTGCCGACGGTATCAGGTTTACCGAGGCTCTCGAAAGCAATTACCCCGGACTTCTTAAGATCATCGATATCGCTCCTGAGCTTAAGGGCGGCATGGAGTATATCGAGCATTTCAAGGATAAGTATGTCCTGTCGCTGGCTCATACTGACGCGGACTATGTGACGGCGTGCAGGGCTTTCGAGTCAGGTGCGAAGAGCGTTACTCATCTTCTTAATGCCATGAACGGCTGTGATAAGAGAGCTCCCGGGATACTGGGAGCAGTATTTGATAATCCCGATGTCTATACCGAGATCATCTGCGACGGTATCCATATCGAACCGACGGTTCTGAGGATGCTATTTACTATCCTTCGAGATGACAGGACGATCATCGTCTCAGATGCCATGCGCGGCGCGGGAATGCCCGACGGCGAATATCTGCTCGGTCCCGCCAAGGTTCAAAAGCGCGACGGAAGGACATATTTCGGACCGCAGGGAGGACTTGCGGGATCCGTTACAACTGTCCCCGAGATGGCAGTGAGACTTGATTCCTTTGGTATAAACAGCGAGGCGATACTGATTTCTTCGAGCAGGAATGCGTTGGAGCGCTTGAGTCTGGATTTTGATGCCGTTTCAGGGTGCTCTGTAAGGCTCGCGAGAAATCTGTCCGTAGAGGATGTCTACGAAGACGGAAAATCGATGGTCAAGATGCTTTGA
- a CDS encoding diguanylate cyclase (GGDEF) domain-containing protein, which produces MKIYIKINIEDAADAKIFRSYAGPVGKRHWDAELVFGKTDQKWDSLIITDNTETFDKIEEVPVVYIGKAEDVEDRFDRVYDVWPRVESEKARRMRFERLIANLRSANNSWLYRQMLRVVVDADPSLISIKDVDDHYVIVNRSMEEASGKTREQIRERGTGFVWNVQGAEENGEYMISEQDLKSINENVIVFFEELKNTTRGVSHFATRKAPIFDPSGEAIGIVTVSEDKTHDGMRSSEVSDFLENLPFPILICDPNFTAVKMNYSFRNQVSGSASFDYLEWKKNLKKSGEAKINKERHSVSQEFYTDYFGKPRFFFVSEHEIRDSFGNKTGYFVILRDTTFERTLEQSVLGAANSDGLTGLYNRRYLVDHINNHREKPLTLLYMDLDNFKNINDTFSRSRGDEVLIKTASFIKECFPRGTVARLGGDEFAVVLEGYPDKAAIEAGCILLESKLQSIFRLGGLFATISISVTESDGSIDAEELLLQGGKSMFRVKSNKRG; this is translated from the coding sequence ATGAAGATATATATAAAGATCAACATCGAAGACGCGGCTGATGCCAAGATCTTCAGAAGCTACGCCGGCCCTGTCGGAAAGAGACACTGGGATGCGGAGCTCGTATTCGGGAAGACCGATCAAAAGTGGGATTCCCTTATCATCACGGATAATACAGAGACATTCGATAAGATCGAAGAAGTGCCTGTCGTGTATATCGGCAAGGCAGAGGATGTGGAGGACAGATTCGACCGAGTCTACGATGTATGGCCAAGGGTTGAGAGCGAAAAGGCAAGAAGGATGAGATTCGAGCGCCTGATCGCTAACCTCAGGAGTGCCAATAATTCCTGGCTCTACAGACAGATGCTCAGAGTCGTAGTAGATGCCGATCCTTCTCTTATCAGCATAAAGGATGTTGATGATCATTATGTTATCGTCAACAGGAGCATGGAAGAAGCTTCCGGTAAGACGAGAGAACAGATAAGGGAGCGCGGAACGGGCTTTGTCTGGAATGTTCAGGGAGCCGAGGAGAACGGCGAGTACATGATCTCTGAGCAGGACCTTAAGTCCATAAACGAGAATGTGATCGTTTTCTTCGAAGAACTCAAGAATACTACGAGGGGCGTGAGCCATTTTGCTACCAGAAAGGCGCCGATCTTCGATCCCTCGGGTGAAGCCATCGGTATAGTTACCGTATCGGAAGATAAGACCCATGACGGCATGAGAAGTTCCGAAGTATCGGATTTCCTTGAGAATCTGCCTTTCCCGATCCTTATCTGCGATCCGAACTTCACGGCCGTTAAGATGAACTACTCTTTCAGAAATCAGGTAAGCGGTTCCGCGAGCTTTGATTATCTTGAGTGGAAGAAGAACCTCAAGAAGAGCGGAGAAGCCAAGATCAATAAGGAGAGACACTCCGTTTCACAGGAATTCTATACCGACTATTTCGGAAAGCCCAGATTCTTCTTCGTATCAGAGCATGAGATCAGGGACAGTTTCGGTAATAAGACCGGTTATTTCGTTATCCTTCGTGATACGACATTCGAGAGAACGCTCGAGCAGTCCGTATTGGGTGCCGCTAATTCCGACGGCCTCACGGGTCTTTATAACCGCAGATATCTCGTAGATCACATCAATAATCACAGGGAAAAGCCTCTGACGCTCCTTTATATGGATCTTGATAACTTCAAGAATATAAATGATACGTTCAGCAGATCAAGAGGCGACGAAGTCCTCATAAAGACCGCGTCGTTCATAAAGGAATGCTTCCCGAGAGGTACTGTCGCAAGACTCGGAGGAGATGAGTTTGCCGTAGTGCTCGAGGGTTACCCGGACAAGGCTGCGATCGAGGCGGGATGTATACTCCTTGAATCCAAGCTCCAGTCTATCTTCAGGCTCGGCGGACTCTTTGCGACGATAAGCATAAGCGTTACCGAGAGCGACGGATCCATTGACGCTGAAGAGCTGCTCCTTCAAGGCGGTAAGAGCATGTTCCGGGTCAAGTCCAATAAGAGAGGCTGA
- a CDS encoding D-tyrosyl-tRNA(Tyr) deacylase, producing MRFIIQNVLEASVRVDGNVTGSIDEGLLVFVGVGQGDDKATADKMIRKLLAMRIFKDENGKTNLSVKDIGGGVLLVSQFTLYADCRRGNRPSFTDAGDPATANELYEYIISEVKKEIERTECGIFGADMKVSLVNNGPFTIFLDSADLK from the coding sequence ATGAGGTTTATAATCCAGAACGTACTCGAGGCTTCGGTCAGGGTAGACGGGAATGTAACAGGCAGTATAGATGAAGGCCTTCTCGTATTCGTAGGCGTAGGTCAGGGGGACGATAAGGCTACTGCCGATAAGATGATCCGAAAGCTCCTCGCCATGAGGATATTCAAGGATGAGAACGGCAAGACGAATCTCTCCGTAAAGGATATCGGAGGCGGTGTGCTCCTCGTGTCACAGTTTACTCTTTATGCCGACTGCAGGAGAGGTAACAGACCGAGCTTCACGGATGCAGGAGATCCCGCCACCGCAAATGAGCTTTACGAGTACATCATATCGGAAGTAAAGAAGGAGATAGAGAGGACCGAATGCGGTATATTCGGGGCTGATATGAAGGTCAGTCTCGTAAACAACGGACCTTTTACGATATTCCTTGATTCGGCTGATCTTAAATGA
- a CDS encoding alkaline phosphatase isozyme conversion protein, which translates to MLTDSIKKIVSVALVSVFLLMPLAGCSEETENKIPANYGSYGADFARQLATTYPYRKPFSSQETAAGEMIRLELSNLGYDVVTQPFSTDEGSSNNYIVTIEGKGFMGETEEGSGEYTDVRRSVVIGAHYDSAYGSDDIPEDYTYDGISDNASGVGCLMTIAKRISEYENIGFDVTIVFFGAGNADHAGARAYYASLTQEEKESMEVMYCVESIYGGDKVYASAGFNSLELSQKYAMRRKLYQAYDVAYDSELASRNGFSLLYNECGIQTDLDEDGDKDVYREVSLHKSDYVVFDEANIPIVYFDSCDYFFTSIDDMKETKNLHLQEFGGAIRNTFLDSTEVLDPILVTEEKDILEIRINNIAYVILESMLKGSDFAMTHEEYEYMLANPTESLEEEIDATAATTTALAPVVNTEETELDEDTGDEGEGEDGGGDEEDDEDSEDSEESEE; encoded by the coding sequence ATGTTGACAGACAGTATTAAGAAGATAGTTTCCGTAGCGCTGGTATCGGTATTCCTGCTGATGCCTCTTGCGGGTTGTTCCGAGGAAACGGAGAACAAGATACCTGCAAATTACGGTTCTTACGGTGCGGATTTTGCGAGACAGCTCGCAACGACATACCCTTATCGAAAGCCTTTCTCGAGTCAGGAGACTGCTGCTGGTGAGATGATCAGGCTTGAGCTCTCGAACCTCGGATATGATGTAGTGACACAGCCTTTCTCGACAGACGAAGGCTCTTCGAATAACTATATCGTTACCATCGAAGGCAAGGGCTTTATGGGTGAGACCGAGGAAGGAAGCGGTGAATATACCGACGTCAGAAGGAGCGTTGTCATTGGCGCTCACTATGACAGTGCTTACGGTTCCGATGATATCCCCGAGGACTATACATATGACGGTATCTCCGATAATGCTTCGGGCGTAGGATGCCTCATGACTATCGCCAAGAGGATCTCCGAGTACGAAAATATCGGATTTGACGTGACCATAGTATTCTTCGGCGCCGGAAATGCCGATCACGCAGGTGCCCGCGCTTATTATGCATCCCTTACTCAAGAAGAGAAGGAATCGATGGAAGTTATGTACTGCGTCGAGAGCATCTACGGCGGAGATAAGGTGTATGCGAGCGCAGGTTTCAACTCGCTGGAACTTTCACAGAAATACGCTATGAGACGTAAGCTCTATCAGGCTTATGACGTTGCTTATGACAGTGAGCTCGCATCGAGAAACGGCTTTAGCCTTCTTTATAACGAATGCGGTATCCAGACTGATCTTGATGAAGACGGAGATAAGGACGTTTACAGGGAAGTGTCCCTTCACAAGTCCGATTATGTGGTGTTCGATGAAGCGAATATCCCGATCGTCTATTTCGACAGCTGCGATTATTTCTTTACGTCTATCGATGATATGAAGGAGACGAAGAACCTTCATCTTCAGGAGTTCGGCGGCGCGATCAGGAACACTTTCCTTGATTCTACCGAGGTGCTCGATCCGATCCTCGTTACGGAAGAAAAGGATATCCTTGAGATCAGGATCAACAATATCGCTTATGTCATCCTCGAGTCCATGCTCAAGGGTTCCGACTTTGCGATGACTCACGAAGAATATGAATATATGCTCGCTAATCCCACTGAATCTCTCGAAGAGGAGATCGATGCGACTGCCGCTACAACGACTGCACTTGCACCTGTCGTAAATACGGAAGAGACCGAACTCGACGAAGATACCGGCGATGAGGGCGAAGGCGAGGACGGCGGCGGAGACGAAGAGGACGATGAGGATTCCGAAGACTCTGAGGAGAGCGAGGAATGA
- a CDS encoding 3-dehydroquinate synthase — translation MDILKADREYECFCGTGIAFDYAASYILERTSVSDIKKLKIAVVSDRIVSGYYYNKFENQFIMRDVKPFLIPVESVYAGKSISSVDTVYKYLTDFDFGSNDWLIALGGGGILDITAFAASIFSGGVNLLLVPTSLGAMAEGAVSGYAKLNSTGHKDVMSVPMKPNAVICDPTFLETVPDKTRSNGYASVIRCAILDDLSLIMDLEKPSNMREYLNRVYASRSRIEQKNPKLLTLGNEIAGAIEGYFRFMNYSEGEALALSLLCAVDDRRRAPLARIYEALHLPTSLKDVSEKVIMKTLSDRLDKISSKTLDIVDLDESNGGKWVIRSVSPDEAKEIFVERLSLIGGHN, via the coding sequence ATGGATATTCTTAAGGCTGACAGAGAGTATGAATGTTTTTGTGGAACGGGCATAGCGTTTGACTATGCGGCTTCCTATATCCTCGAGCGCACATCGGTAAGCGATATCAAAAAGCTTAAGATCGCCGTCGTATCTGACAGGATCGTCAGCGGATATTACTATAACAAGTTCGAGAATCAGTTCATCATGAGGGACGTAAAGCCCTTCCTTATCCCGGTAGAGAGCGTCTACGCGGGTAAGAGCATCTCTTCTGTCGACACGGTCTATAAGTATCTGACGGATTTCGATTTCGGCAGCAACGACTGGCTCATTGCCCTTGGCGGCGGCGGTATCCTCGATATCACGGCTTTCGCGGCAAGTATCTTCAGCGGAGGCGTAAATCTCCTTCTCGTTCCGACGAGTCTCGGTGCTATGGCTGAAGGTGCGGTATCGGGCTATGCTAAGCTCAACAGCACGGGACATAAGGATGTCATGTCGGTCCCCATGAAGCCCAATGCGGTCATCTGTGATCCGACCTTCCTCGAGACGGTTCCCGATAAGACGAGATCCAACGGCTATGCATCCGTAATAAGATGTGCGATCCTTGACGACCTGAGTCTTATAATGGATCTCGAAAAGCCTTCGAATATGAGAGAATATCTTAACAGGGTATATGCCAGCAGGAGCAGGATAGAGCAGAAGAATCCCAAGCTCTTAACACTCGGCAACGAGATCGCGGGAGCCATCGAAGGATATTTCAGGTTCATGAACTATTCGGAGGGAGAGGCGCTTGCCCTGAGCCTTCTTTGTGCGGTGGATGACAGACGCCGTGCGCCCCTGGCAAGGATATATGAAGCATTACATCTTCCGACTTCCCTCAAGGATGTTTCGGAAAAGGTTATAATGAAGACGCTGAGCGACCGTCTCGACAAGATATCCTCGAAGACTTTGGATATTGTTGATCTTGATGAGTCCAATGGCGGTAAGTGGGTGATCAGGAGCGTATCACCCGATGAAGCAAAGGAGATCTTCGTCGAGAGGCTGAGCCTTATCGGCGGTCATAACTGA
- a CDS encoding glutamyl-tRNA synthetase encodes MKIRTRFAPSPTGFMHVGNLRTALYEYLTAKHEGGDFILRIEDTDQERYVEGATDVIYNTLKTAGLSHDEGPDIGGNFGPYVQSERLSMYKPYAEQLVKEGKAYYCFCTKERLDELRASAKEGEVIGYDRHCRDLPQSEIDEKLAAGTPYVIRQKAPLTGESTYHDCVYGDITIPNEELDDQVLIKADGFPTYNFANVIDDHTMGITHVVRGSEYLSSTPKYNALYEAFGWEIPTYIHLPLIMGKSVDEEGKEVVSKLSKRHGSTGFFDLVNEGFLPEAIMNYIALLGWCPAGEYENREIFTMDELVKAFDIHGISKSPSVFDYDKLEWVNAEYIKNMDSDTFLKNAKPYFDKLGIDEGSYDLLEEILKPRITRFTQIEEKLAFLKSYEEFDLSLFEHKKSKSTLETSKAILGDIIPVLAEGAWDRDAITNTLTEYAAAHEYKNALVMWPVRIAAAGVAVTPGGCAEVLLLLGKDESMRRLNEAFKRLG; translated from the coding sequence ATGAAGATCAGGACCAGATTCGCGCCCTCTCCCACGGGCTTTATGCACGTAGGTAACCTGAGGACCGCACTTTATGAGTATCTGACCGCCAAGCACGAAGGCGGAGATTTTATCTTGAGGATAGAGGACACAGATCAGGAGCGCTATGTTGAAGGCGCGACCGATGTCATCTATAACACATTGAAGACCGCAGGACTTTCCCATGACGAAGGTCCGGATATCGGCGGAAACTTCGGTCCTTATGTCCAAAGCGAGAGGCTTAGCATGTATAAGCCCTATGCAGAGCAGCTTGTTAAGGAAGGCAAGGCATATTACTGCTTCTGCACCAAGGAAAGACTCGACGAGCTTCGTGCTTCCGCTAAGGAAGGCGAGGTCATCGGTTATGACAGACACTGCAGGGATCTTCCTCAGTCCGAGATCGACGAGAAGCTCGCGGCAGGTACTCCCTATGTCATCAGGCAGAAGGCACCGCTTACGGGCGAGTCCACATATCACGACTGCGTTTACGGAGACATCACGATCCCGAACGAAGAGCTCGACGATCAGGTCCTCATCAAGGCAGACGGATTCCCTACATATAACTTTGCTAACGTTATCGACGACCATACGATGGGTATCACTCATGTAGTAAGAGGAAGCGAATACCTCTCCTCTACACCCAAGTACAATGCTCTCTACGAAGCATTCGGATGGGAGATCCCCACATATATCCACCTTCCGCTCATCATGGGCAAGAGCGTTGACGAGGAAGGCAAGGAAGTCGTATCTAAGCTCTCCAAGAGACACGGCAGCACGGGTTTCTTCGATCTTGTAAACGAAGGATTCCTCCCCGAGGCAATCATGAACTACATTGCCCTTCTCGGATGGTGCCCTGCAGGCGAATACGAGAACAGAGAGATCTTTACCATGGACGAGCTCGTGAAAGCTTTCGATATTCACGGCATCTCCAAGTCCCCTTCCGTATTCGATTACGATAAGCTCGAGTGGGTAAACGCCGAATATATAAAGAATATGGACAGCGATACATTCCTTAAGAACGCCAAGCCTTACTTTGATAAGCTCGGCATCGACGAAGGAAGCTATGATCTCCTTGAGGAGATCTTGAAGCCCAGGATCACGAGATTTACACAGATCGAAGAGAAGCTCGCTTTCCTTAAGTCCTACGAGGAGTTCGACCTTTCCCTCTTCGAGCATAAGAAGAGCAAGTCAACACTCGAGACTTCCAAGGCAATACTTGGCGACATCATCCCCGTTCTCGCAGAGGGCGCATGGGACAGAGATGCCATCACGAATACACTTACCGAGTATGCAGCAGCACACGAATACAAGAATGCTCTCGTAATGTGGCCCGTAAGGATCGCCGCAGCAGGTGTCGCAGTTACTCCCGGTGGATGTGCGGAAGTCCTTCTCCTTCTCGGTAAGGACGAATCCATGAGAAGACTTAACGAAGCATTTAAGCGTTTAGGCTAA